From Rhodospirillaceae bacterium, the proteins below share one genomic window:
- the ftsE gene encoding cell division ATP-binding protein FtsE — protein sequence MIRFENVGLRYGLGPEVLQDVSFSLAPGSFHFLVGASGAGKSSLLKLMYMALKPSRGLITLFGRDIATTSRHELPALRRRVGVVFQEFRLMRHLSAFDNVALPLRVAGTRNSEIQHNVEELLSWVGLRDHMASRPPTLSGGQQQRLAIARAVIARPKLLLADEPTGNVDDQMAMRLMHLFEELNKLGTTVVIATHNETLVKRLGHSTLRLDEGRLELRPGEAA from the coding sequence GTGATTCGCTTTGAAAATGTAGGACTCAGATACGGTCTTGGCCCCGAAGTGCTCCAGGATGTCTCCTTTTCTCTGGCTCCGGGCTCTTTCCATTTTCTGGTTGGCGCCAGTGGCGCCGGTAAATCATCACTGCTAAAACTCATGTATATGGCGCTCAAGCCGTCGCGTGGTTTGATTACCCTGTTTGGACGCGATATTGCGACGACATCCCGGCACGAATTGCCGGCACTGCGCAGACGCGTCGGGGTTGTATTCCAGGAATTCCGCCTGATGCGGCACCTTTCGGCGTTTGATAATGTCGCCCTGCCATTGCGCGTTGCGGGCACCCGAAATTCAGAAATTCAGCATAATGTGGAAGAATTACTGAGCTGGGTTGGACTGCGTGATCACATGGCTTCCCGACCGCCAACCCTGTCAGGCGGTCAGCAGCAACGCCTGGCGATTGCCCGGGCGGTCATTGCCCGTCCCAAGCTGTTACTCGCCGATGAACCGACCGGCAATGTCGACGATCAAATGGCAATGCGTCTGATGCATCTGTTCGAGGAACTCAACAAACTGGGCACCACAGTGGTTATCGCTACCCATAATGAAACCCTGGTTAAGCGGTTGGGTCATTCGACCCTCAGGCTCGATGAGGGACGCCTGGAACTGCGACCGGGCGAGGCAGCCTAG
- a CDS encoding DUF3426 domain-containing protein produces the protein MIISCPNCSTTYNVDNATLGSQGKSVRCSNCEHQWHQLPVQQAPAKRPQGFAPQAQPAQMIDPAVLQAQIQAQMQTMMAMGQMAQPQQMQPMPQPVAAPPPPPPPPPEPEPEPEPEPEPEPEPEPEPEPEPEEDPLSQEELDDMFGEDSDPEPFGSMMDDGDDDEDGMDGIDSFDDLEDPEPIPESLMSYDSDDDDDDEDEDDDEDDEGGGLPIGLILGIFFLLLIVGTLAGGFFARDMVQEMVPQTKPLYEMIGLGEPLGTGLDIQDVRSQRGTEGEVDVLIITGTVANITDAPKDVPLIRISLFNGDNEEVQFLNLEPDQGQIPAAEKMEFKGSIMDPAATARRMEVTFTEPEMKPEGEEEN, from the coding sequence ATGATTATCAGTTGCCCTAACTGTTCGACGACCTATAACGTCGATAACGCAACCCTGGGAAGCCAGGGTAAGTCGGTACGGTGCTCCAATTGTGAGCATCAGTGGCACCAGCTTCCTGTGCAACAGGCGCCGGCCAAACGGCCCCAGGGTTTTGCGCCCCAGGCCCAACCGGCCCAGATGATTGATCCGGCAGTGTTGCAAGCGCAAATCCAGGCGCAGATGCAAACCATGATGGCGATGGGCCAAATGGCGCAACCCCAACAAATGCAGCCTATGCCGCAACCCGTTGCGGCGCCTCCGCCACCACCGCCGCCACCGCCGGAACCTGAACCAGAGCCCGAACCAGAGCCGGAGCCGGAGCCCGAACCAGAACCGGAGCCGGAACCAGAACCGGAAGAAGATCCCTTGTCACAGGAAGAACTCGACGACATGTTCGGCGAGGATTCAGATCCCGAGCCCTTTGGCTCCATGATGGACGATGGGGACGATGACGAGGACGGGATGGACGGGATCGACAGTTTTGACGACCTTGAGGACCCCGAGCCGATTCCCGAATCGTTGATGAGTTACGATAGCGACGATGACGATGACGATGAAGACGAAGATGATGACGAAGACGATGAGGGTGGCGGCCTACCCATTGGCCTTATCCTTGGTATCTTCTTCCTGCTCTTGATTGTTGGCACCCTGGCCGGTGGCTTCTTCGCCCGTGACATGGTTCAGGAAATGGTCCCCCAGACGAAGCCTCTTTATGAAATGATCGGCCTGGGCGAGCCGCTGGGAACCGGCCTCGACATTCAGGATGTCAGATCACAACGTGGAACCGAAGGCGAGGTTGACGTGCTGATCATCACCGGCACGGTTGCCAATATCACCGACGCGCCAAAAGACGTTCCGCTGATCCGTATTTCGCTTTTCAACGGCGACAATGAAGAAGTGCAGTTCCTGAATCTGGAACCGGATCAGGGACAAATTCCGGCTGCTGAAAAAATGGAGTTCAAGGGCTCCATCATGGACCCTGCGGCGACAGCGCGGCGCATGGAAGTCACCTTCACCGAACCTGAAATGAAGCCCGAAGGCGAAGAAGAGAACTAA
- the lysA gene encoding diaminopimelate decarboxylase translates to MDHFQYRDGVLLAEDVSLTAIAEEVGTPFYAYSTATLERHYKAFAGAFEGMDTLVCYSVKANSNIAVIRTLARLGAGADVVSGGELKRALAAGIPADKIVFSGVGKTRRELTDAVKAGIMQINVESEPELEALSTIARSLGVEVAVAFRVNPDVDARTHAKISTGKAENKFGIEWTRVHEVYTKAATMAGIRTVGLAVHIGSQLTDTAPFRDAYVRVRDIIAMLRADGLNVERIDLGGGLGISYGNSSEPLPGPTEYGKIVRDVFADFDGQLLFEPGRVIAGNAGVLVTRVIYVKEGATRSFAIVDAAMNDLTRPSLYDAFHEIVPVIESAHDAPLLPYDVVGPICETGDTFCVDRKLPALAAGDLLVIRTAGAYGAAMASSYNTRAMVPEVLVREKDFSMIRRRLEVDDLIDLETFPAWLSNNPD, encoded by the coding sequence ATGGATCATTTTCAATACCGTGACGGCGTTCTTTTGGCCGAGGACGTCTCCCTAACCGCTATCGCCGAAGAGGTCGGGACGCCGTTCTATGCCTATTCAACGGCCACTCTTGAACGCCACTACAAAGCTTTCGCCGGTGCTTTTGAGGGTATGGATACGCTGGTTTGCTATTCGGTCAAGGCCAACTCGAACATCGCTGTGATTCGTACCCTTGCACGTTTGGGTGCGGGCGCCGATGTGGTTTCGGGTGGCGAGCTGAAACGCGCCCTGGCCGCTGGAATTCCGGCCGACAAGATCGTCTTTTCCGGCGTTGGCAAAACAAGGCGCGAGCTGACCGACGCCGTAAAGGCCGGGATCATGCAAATCAATGTGGAATCCGAACCGGAACTTGAAGCTTTAAGCACCATTGCCCGGTCTCTCGGGGTGGAAGTGGCGGTGGCGTTTCGGGTTAATCCGGATGTTGATGCCCGCACCCACGCAAAAATTTCCACGGGCAAAGCCGAAAACAAGTTTGGTATCGAGTGGACCCGGGTCCATGAAGTTTATACGAAGGCCGCGACAATGGCCGGAATTCGTACTGTCGGTCTGGCCGTTCACATCGGTTCTCAACTGACGGATACGGCGCCGTTCAGGGATGCTTATGTGCGGGTTCGCGACATCATCGCCATGTTGCGGGCCGATGGCCTGAACGTCGAGCGTATTGACTTAGGCGGCGGGCTTGGCATTTCCTACGGAAATTCATCGGAACCATTGCCGGGACCCACCGAATACGGGAAAATTGTGCGCGATGTTTTTGCCGATTTCGACGGCCAGCTGCTGTTCGAGCCGGGCCGTGTTATCGCCGGTAACGCCGGGGTGCTGGTGACCCGGGTGATTTATGTCAAAGAGGGTGCAACCCGCAGCTTCGCTATCGTCGATGCGGCCATGAACGACCTGACCCGGCCATCGCTTTACGATGCCTTCCATGAAATTGTCCCGGTCATTGAGTCCGCTCACGACGCGCCCTTGTTGCCATACGATGTGGTTGGGCCGATTTGCGAAACAGGCGATACGTTCTGTGTTGATCGGAAGTTACCCGCCCTTGCGGCCGGTGATTTGCTGGTCATCCGTACCGCCGGGGCATACGGTGCGGCCATGGCGTCAAGCTACAACACACGGGCCATGGTGCCCGAAGTTCTGGTGCGTGAAAAAGATTTTTCAATGATTCGCCGGCGTCTGGAAGTTGATGATCTGATCGATCTGGAAACCTTCCCGGCCTGGTTGTCGAACAATCCCGATTAG
- a CDS encoding lipoprotein — MKLIQRLLVLALIIAIASPLAACGRKGSPERPEDSEYPRSYPAP; from the coding sequence ATGAAGCTGATTCAGCGCCTGCTCGTTTTGGCTCTGATCATTGCCATCGCCTCACCATTGGCCGCATGTGGCCGCAAGGGATCGCCCGAACGTCCGGAAGATTCCGAATACCCACGCAGCTACCCGGCCCCGTAA
- the argH gene encoding argininosuccinate lyase produces the protein MTKKPSNPQAANEQPAAGSSTIWGGRFDAGPSSMMEAINASIDFDKRLYLQDIAGSRAHAEMLATKGILNPADAQDIAKGLAAIAGEIEAGTFVFSAALEDIHMNIENRLSEIIGEAAGRLHTARSRNDQVATDFRLWVRDAIDGIDAGLENFQGVLIDIATTHAGSVMPGFTHLQAAQPVTLGHHMLAYVEMIGRDRGRFADCRKRLNECPLGAAALAGTSFPIDRQMTAKALGFARPAANSLDAVSDRDFAVEFLSASSLLAIHLSRLAEEIVLWSAPQFGFVKISDQFSSGSSIMPQKRNPDAAELVRGKVGRVIGSLNGLLIVLKGLPLAYGKDMQEDKEPVFDAADTLELCIAAMAAMLGEAEFDTQRMKADAGKGFTTATDLADWLVRVAGIPFRQAHHITGQLVKMAEDKDCGLEDLKMADMQSVEAAITDDVYAVLGVENSVASRTSEGGTAPANVSAACAVARKRYLT, from the coding sequence GTGACGAAGAAGCCTTCGAACCCACAAGCAGCGAACGAACAACCAGCAGCTGGCTCCAGCACGATCTGGGGCGGACGCTTTGATGCGGGCCCATCTTCCATGATGGAAGCGATTAATGCCTCCATCGATTTCGACAAACGGCTTTACCTGCAGGATATTGCCGGATCACGCGCCCACGCCGAGATGCTGGCGACAAAAGGAATCCTCAACCCGGCTGACGCTCAGGATATTGCCAAAGGCCTTGCCGCCATTGCCGGTGAAATTGAAGCGGGAACGTTTGTTTTTAGCGCCGCCCTTGAAGATATCCATATGAATATAGAAAACCGGCTTTCCGAAATCATTGGCGAGGCGGCGGGCCGTCTTCATACGGCGCGCTCACGCAATGATCAGGTGGCGACGGATTTCAGGCTATGGGTGCGCGACGCTATCGACGGGATCGATGCGGGGCTTGAAAATTTTCAGGGTGTTTTGATTGATATTGCCACCACACACGCAGGCTCGGTGATGCCTGGATTCACACATTTACAGGCGGCGCAACCAGTGACCTTGGGTCATCACATGCTGGCTTATGTTGAAATGATCGGCCGTGACCGGGGGCGCTTTGCCGATTGCCGCAAGCGCCTGAATGAATGCCCATTGGGTGCCGCGGCGCTGGCTGGAACGTCGTTTCCTATTGACCGGCAAATGACCGCCAAGGCGTTGGGCTTCGCACGCCCTGCGGCAAATTCACTGGACGCTGTTTCTGACCGGGATTTTGCTGTCGAGTTCTTGTCGGCGAGCTCGCTTTTGGCTATCCATCTGTCACGCCTGGCTGAGGAAATTGTGCTGTGGAGCGCACCCCAATTTGGCTTCGTTAAAATATCCGATCAGTTTTCTTCGGGCAGTTCCATCATGCCGCAAAAGCGTAATCCCGATGCCGCCGAACTGGTTCGGGGCAAGGTCGGGCGGGTGATCGGATCATTAAACGGGTTGCTCATTGTCCTAAAAGGGCTTCCCCTGGCCTACGGCAAGGATATGCAGGAAGACAAGGAACCCGTGTTTGACGCCGCTGACACTCTGGAACTATGCATCGCCGCCATGGCGGCAATGCTGGGCGAGGCGGAGTTTGATACCCAGCGTATGAAAGCCGACGCGGGCAAGGGCTTTACCACCGCTACGGATCTAGCCGATTGGCTGGTCCGGGTGGCGGGTATTCCGTTCCGTCAGGCCCATCATATTACCGGCCAGTTGGTAAAAATGGCAGAAGACAAAGACTGCGGTCTTGAGGACTTGAAGATGGCCGACATGCAATCCGTGGAAGCCGCCATAACGGATGATGTCTATGCCGTCCTTGGTGTAGAAAATTCGGTCGCCAGCCGGACCAGTGAAGGCGGCACAGCCCCGGCAAATGTAAGCGCCGCCTGCGCCGTTGCAAGGAAGAGGTATTTGACATGA
- a CDS encoding TlpA family protein disulfide reductase: MQTLFALAVLVIVSISPLHASVETDKCSKPGPGLANFRAETPPRPSPVYPFFNAQDAELTISDFRGQGVVLNFWATWCAPCIKEMPALVRLKELVSEDNITVLALSEDRGGAEKVIPFFKKLGINGLEVLIDKRGKVARKSGVRGLPVTILIDAEGLERGRVTGIAQWDSADVVDFVRRCIGPKNPS; the protein is encoded by the coding sequence TTGCAAACGCTGTTTGCATTGGCAGTGTTGGTGATTGTCTCCATATCGCCGCTCCATGCAAGTGTTGAGACAGATAAATGCAGCAAGCCCGGCCCCGGTTTAGCAAATTTCAGGGCCGAAACGCCACCCCGTCCGTCACCAGTATACCCATTTTTCAATGCCCAGGACGCCGAATTGACGATTTCGGATTTCAGAGGACAGGGCGTGGTTTTGAATTTCTGGGCGACCTGGTGCGCGCCATGCATCAAGGAAATGCCAGCTCTTGTGCGTCTTAAAGAACTGGTATCGGAAGACAACATCACCGTGCTCGCCCTGTCCGAAGACCGTGGCGGGGCGGAGAAAGTGATCCCCTTTTTCAAGAAATTAGGCATCAATGGCCTTGAAGTACTGATTGATAAACGCGGTAAAGTTGCCCGTAAATCAGGGGTTCGCGGTTTGCCTGTCACCATTCTTATTGATGCCGAAGGACTTGAACGCGGTCGCGTCACCGGCATCGCCCAATGGGATAGCGCGGATGTCGTTGATTTTGTTCGCCGCTGTATTGGCCCCAAAAACCCCAGCTAA
- a CDS encoding PAS domain S-box protein — protein MNKSKSSVKGAVKASHNRTRKPRQGKRAAPLRLPEAVLENPKLLNQIIECLPIGFALFDPQDKLIAFNSEFRRLANQSQKVLGSNLTFEQMIRLSITEKGVAYTGVNKRLWVKTRMASHRNPGPPIEARFKSKGWIKIQERRTKSGYTVSTYEDISELKKREARLLESTRLSTAAQERLQDAIESISEGFVLFDAQGRFVLCNSHYKNQVPGISKLAKSGVTRRALTKAVADRNFKGESKKQKNDWIKERVAHNHTPGVMHETHFPDGRWFSSQDFLTNDGGRVCLYADITEQKETELALRKSELRFQQAIESMPDGFVIYDQNDRLVLCNSRYKKHAKKALPYFVPGQSYKNILNAFVKYNMSDLTSAEKNSWIRRRLKRHKNPGATPEVLFEDGRWVRYSDFKTSEGMLVSMLTDVTEMKAREQAVVDSEARLEATHNQLLAAVENMSETFVMFDADEKMVLHNSLYAETYKMAPKVLTPGISLSDSIRLLAKKNAYADIEESLNAYVKKRLKILRKTGAHEQQLSDGSWWFVKTTRTPEGGIVIVRDNITEKKNAADAIETSEAALRQVMENVLDAIITICEEGIISTFNPAAEKIFGFKAKEVVGKNVKILMPQPFKREHDGYLDRYKKSGNPHIIGTGREVQGRRKDGTIFPLELAVSKHTIDGLKVFTGVIRDITKRKVAQDALRASEERYALAIKGVNEGIWDWDIKSNYLFISDRLEELVGVDMINKLKSNNNIVTEDFIFSEIHPDDKTPYKDNLRRHLKGEIPLFNCEFRVTRKDKKQRWIRNRGQALFDSNGRAYRMTGSMDDITVRKLAEEDLIKAKNMAEIASRTKTEFLANVSHELRTPLNAIIGFSDLMKTEIFGPIGHSKYSDYASTISDSGQHLLAIINDILDVSRVEVGELEFNPEEVNLLPIFQSSLRLVQERANLGGVLIKRNIQKNLPGVMGDPRRLKQVILNLLSNAVKFTPKGGSVTLKAYQTKTGMLVVSVKDTGIGMKASDIPKVMTPFVQVDSRLSRKYEGTGLGLPLSEALVNQHGASMKIRSRPRKGTTVSISFPAGTLIDQPGHSRRKK, from the coding sequence ATGAACAAAAGTAAAAGCTCCGTCAAAGGGGCTGTAAAGGCATCCCACAACAGAACCCGTAAACCAAGGCAAGGTAAGAGGGCTGCGCCGCTTCGGTTGCCCGAAGCGGTTCTGGAGAACCCGAAATTACTCAATCAGATCATCGAATGTCTGCCAATCGGTTTTGCTCTTTTTGATCCACAGGACAAACTGATCGCATTTAACAGCGAGTTTCGTCGTCTTGCGAACCAGAGCCAAAAAGTGCTCGGAAGCAACCTGACCTTCGAGCAAATGATCCGTCTGTCCATTACCGAGAAGGGCGTGGCCTACACCGGCGTGAATAAACGCCTGTGGGTTAAAACCCGCATGGCGTCACACCGAAATCCCGGGCCCCCAATCGAAGCCCGTTTTAAAAGTAAAGGCTGGATCAAAATACAGGAGCGCCGGACAAAATCCGGTTATACCGTCTCCACTTACGAAGATATCAGCGAACTGAAAAAACGCGAAGCGCGCCTGCTCGAAAGCACCCGCCTCTCCACTGCTGCACAAGAACGTCTGCAAGATGCCATTGAAAGTATATCGGAAGGATTTGTACTTTTTGACGCGCAGGGCCGTTTTGTTCTTTGCAACAGCCATTATAAGAATCAGGTCCCGGGAATTTCGAAACTTGCCAAATCCGGCGTCACCCGCCGCGCCTTGACGAAGGCCGTCGCCGACCGCAATTTCAAGGGGGAGTCAAAGAAGCAAAAGAACGATTGGATCAAAGAGCGCGTCGCCCACAACCATACACCAGGGGTTATGCACGAAACGCATTTTCCAGATGGACGCTGGTTTTCCTCTCAGGACTTCCTGACCAACGATGGCGGGCGCGTTTGCCTGTATGCCGACATAACTGAACAAAAAGAAACTGAACTGGCTCTCCGGAAAAGCGAGCTGCGCTTTCAACAGGCTATTGAAAGCATGCCTGATGGTTTTGTTATTTATGACCAGAATGATCGTCTGGTTCTTTGCAACAGCCGCTACAAGAAGCACGCCAAAAAGGCCCTTCCATATTTTGTCCCCGGCCAATCATATAAAAATATCCTCAATGCGTTTGTAAAATACAATATGTCCGATCTTACCAGCGCAGAGAAAAACTCATGGATTCGGCGGCGCCTGAAACGACACAAGAATCCTGGTGCAACACCGGAAGTTCTTTTTGAAGATGGACGCTGGGTTCGCTACAGCGATTTTAAGACCTCCGAGGGTATGTTGGTCAGCATGTTGACAGACGTAACGGAAATGAAGGCTCGCGAGCAGGCGGTCGTGGACAGTGAGGCGCGGCTGGAAGCCACCCATAATCAACTCCTTGCCGCTGTTGAAAACATGTCGGAAACCTTCGTCATGTTTGATGCCGATGAGAAAATGGTCTTGCACAATTCCCTTTACGCTGAAACCTATAAAATGGCCCCTAAGGTGCTGACTCCGGGAATTTCATTAAGTGACAGCATTCGGCTACTGGCAAAAAAGAATGCTTACGCCGATATCGAAGAAAGCCTGAATGCTTATGTTAAAAAACGGCTGAAAATACTAAGAAAAACCGGCGCCCATGAACAACAGCTTTCCGATGGAAGTTGGTGGTTTGTAAAGACCACCCGTACCCCTGAAGGCGGCATTGTCATTGTTCGCGACAACATTACCGAAAAGAAAAATGCCGCTGATGCCATTGAGACCAGCGAAGCTGCCCTGCGTCAGGTCATGGAAAATGTCCTCGATGCCATCATCACCATCTGTGAAGAAGGCATAATTTCCACATTTAACCCGGCGGCCGAAAAAATATTCGGCTTCAAAGCGAAAGAGGTTGTCGGAAAAAACGTCAAGATACTCATGCCGCAACCTTTCAAACGCGAACATGATGGTTATCTAGATCGCTATAAAAAATCCGGAAACCCCCACATAATAGGCACAGGCCGCGAAGTTCAGGGGCGGCGCAAGGATGGCACCATCTTCCCACTGGAACTGGCAGTCAGTAAGCACACGATAGACGGGCTTAAGGTTTTTACGGGCGTTATTCGTGACATTACCAAGCGCAAAGTCGCTCAGGACGCCTTGCGTGCAAGCGAAGAGCGTTACGCTCTGGCCATCAAAGGCGTCAATGAAGGCATTTGGGATTGGGATATTAAATCAAATTATCTTTTCATATCAGATCGTCTCGAGGAATTGGTCGGTGTTGATATGATCAATAAACTGAAATCCAACAACAATATCGTCACCGAGGACTTTATATTTTCCGAAATACACCCTGATGATAAAACACCCTACAAGGACAACCTTCGCCGCCACCTGAAAGGTGAAATTCCCCTGTTCAATTGTGAATTCAGGGTGACACGCAAGGACAAGAAACAACGCTGGATCAGAAATCGCGGTCAGGCGCTGTTTGATTCCAATGGCCGGGCCTATCGCATGACTGGATCGATGGATGACATTACCGTACGCAAACTGGCCGAAGAAGACCTTATTAAGGCCAAGAACATGGCAGAAATTGCCAGCCGTACCAAAACCGAATTTCTGGCCAATGTCTCACATGAACTGCGTACCCCCTTAAACGCAATTATCGGTTTCTCGGACCTGATGAAAACGGAAATTTTCGGCCCAATTGGTCATTCAAAATATTCTGATTACGCAAGCACGATCAGTGATTCAGGGCAACATCTGCTGGCCATCATCAACGATATCCTTGATGTCTCGCGTGTTGAGGTCGGGGAGCTTGAATTCAATCCCGAGGAGGTCAACCTGTTGCCGATCTTTCAGTCCAGCCTGCGACTGGTTCAGGAACGCGCCAACCTTGGCGGGGTCTTGATAAAACGAAACATCCAAAAAAACCTGCCCGGTGTCATGGGCGACCCGCGACGCCTTAAACAGGTTATATTGAATTTGTTGTCAAACGCGGTCAAGTTCACACCCAAAGGCGGTTCGGTAACCCTGAAAGCCTATCAAACGAAAACCGGAATGCTGGTCGTTTCCGTCAAAGATACCGGTATTGGCATGAAGGCCTCTGACATTCCCAAGGTGATGACGCCTTTTGTTCAGGTTGATAGCAGGTTATCACGCAAATACGAAGGCACCGGCCTTGGTCTTCCACTCAGTGAAGCCCTGGTTAACCAGCACGGGGCAAGCATGAAAATCAGGAGCCGCCCCCGCAAAGGCACAACGGTTTCAATATCGTTCCCTGCCGGTACCCTGATTGATCAACCCGGACACAGCCGGAGAAAAAAATGA
- a CDS encoding DUF1127 domain-containing protein, whose protein sequence is MKNMNDDKSRTATPSLNTWWKRNRLSREMHGLNDYMLADIGIRRDEIPLIVEKSFPRVRIMDVLAGWLDTWIETRTNRQAARELATFDDRMLADIGLGRSDISAIEKGYYPVRHLTSLPIFGTGVNGFSNTDAVNDDHQRAA, encoded by the coding sequence ATGAAGAACATGAATGATGATAAATCGCGCACCGCGACGCCGTCGTTGAACACATGGTGGAAGCGCAACAGACTGTCCCGCGAAATGCATGGGCTAAATGATTACATGCTTGCTGATATCGGCATTAGGCGCGATGAAATTCCGCTGATCGTCGAGAAGTCCTTCCCGCGTGTCCGCATTATGGATGTGCTCGCCGGGTGGCTGGATACCTGGATAGAGACCCGCACAAACCGTCAGGCAGCCAGGGAACTGGCCACGTTTGATGATCGGATGCTGGCCGACATTGGCTTGGGTCGTTCCGACATTTCAGCCATTGAGAAGGGCTACTACCCTGTGCGCCATCTTACTTCTTTACCGATTTTCGGAACTGGCGTTAACGGTTTTTCCAATACCGACGCGGTAAATGACGATCACCAGCGTGCTGCCTAG
- a CDS encoding protein meaA encodes MTDKFADATKNQDADRPWMFRTYSGHSSAKASNELYRTNLSRGQTGLSIAFDLPTQTGYDADHPLARGEVGKVGVPVSHLGDMKTLFDGLPLERMNTSMTINAPAAWMLALYIALGESQGIARSALTGTTQNDIIKEYLSRGTYIFPPEPSLRLISDVVSFTYAEVPKWNPVNVCSYHLQEAGATPEQELSFALATAIAVLDAVRDSGQVPEEDFAKVVGRISFFVNAGIRLVTELSKMRAFAEMWDDIACNRYGVSDEKLRRFRYGVQVNSLGLTEQQPENNVYRILLEMLPVVLSKNARARAVQLPAWNEALGLPRPWDQQWSLRLQQIVAYETDLLEFGDIFDGSRVIAEKVEQLKYEANRELAQIEKMGGAVAAIESSYMKSALVSSNAKRLAAIENGEQTVVGVNRFMEAETSPLTTGDGAFLSIDPKAEEQQIALLEKWRAQRDDNGVATALAKLEAAAREGRNIMEPSIAAAHAGVTTGEWCETLRRVFGEYRAPTGVAGASGPGPSDEDKALVHVQAVSEKLGRRLKMLLGKPGLDGHSNGAEQIAVRARDAGIDVVYEGIRLTPEQIVSAALEEGVHVIGLSILSGSHATLASEVMAGLKRAGLEDVPVIVGGIIPEGDAKALLKAGIARVYTPKDYDLGAIINDIAGIVESANDL; translated from the coding sequence ATGACTGATAAATTCGCAGACGCAACAAAAAACCAGGATGCCGACAGGCCGTGGATGTTCCGGACTTATTCGGGTCACAGTTCGGCCAAGGCGTCTAACGAATTGTATCGCACCAACCTGAGCCGCGGTCAGACCGGCCTTTCCATTGCTTTTGATCTGCCAACCCAAACCGGTTATGACGCCGACCACCCGCTGGCCCGGGGCGAGGTCGGCAAGGTCGGGGTGCCGGTCTCACACCTGGGTGATATGAAGACCCTGTTTGACGGCCTGCCGCTGGAACGCATGAACACCTCCATGACCATCAATGCCCCGGCGGCCTGGATGTTGGCGCTTTATATCGCCCTTGGTGAAAGTCAGGGGATAGCGCGGAGCGCCCTTACCGGGACGACCCAGAACGATATCATCAAGGAATACCTGTCGCGCGGCACATACATTTTTCCGCCCGAACCATCACTCAGGCTGATATCGGACGTGGTTTCCTTCACTTATGCCGAGGTGCCGAAATGGAATCCGGTCAATGTATGCTCCTATCATTTGCAGGAAGCCGGTGCGACACCCGAACAGGAACTATCCTTTGCGCTGGCCACGGCGATTGCCGTGCTGGACGCGGTTCGCGACAGCGGCCAAGTGCCTGAAGAGGATTTTGCAAAAGTCGTTGGCCGTATCAGTTTTTTTGTTAATGCCGGTATTCGACTGGTGACCGAATTGTCGAAGATGCGGGCGTTTGCCGAAATGTGGGATGACATTGCCTGCAATCGCTACGGGGTCAGCGACGAGAAGCTCAGGCGTTTTCGATACGGCGTACAGGTCAATTCACTGGGACTTACCGAACAACAGCCGGAAAACAACGTTTACAGAATTTTGCTGGAGATGCTGCCGGTGGTGTTATCGAAAAACGCCCGCGCCCGCGCCGTTCAACTACCCGCCTGGAACGAAGCGCTGGGTCTGCCCCGTCCCTGGGATCAGCAATGGTCATTGCGTTTGCAGCAGATTGTTGCTTACGAGACGGACCTTCTGGAATTTGGCGATATTTTCGATGGCTCCCGCGTTATCGCGGAAAAAGTCGAACAGTTGAAGTATGAGGCAAACAGGGAACTTGCGCAGATTGAAAAAATGGGTGGCGCTGTCGCCGCCATCGAAAGTAGTTATATGAAAAGCGCGTTGGTTTCCTCCAACGCCAAACGGCTTGCCGCCATTGAAAACGGCGAACAGACGGTGGTCGGCGTCAATCGCTTTATGGAAGCCGAAACCTCGCCGCTTACGACCGGCGACGGAGCTTTCCTGAGCATTGATCCAAAGGCCGAAGAGCAACAAATTGCCTTGCTTGAGAAGTGGCGGGCTCAGCGAGACGACAATGGCGTGGCGACAGCCCTTGCCAAGCTTGAAGCGGCGGCCAGGGAAGGCCGTAATATAATGGAGCCATCCATTGCCGCCGCCCATGCCGGCGTGACCACCGGCGAGTGGTGTGAGACCCTGCGCAGGGTGTTTGGTGAATATCGCGCCCCGACAGGTGTGGCTGGTGCATCCGGCCCCGGACCGAGTGACGAGGACAAGGCATTGGTCCATGTGCAGGCCGTGTCGGAAAAACTTGGCCGTCGCCTGAAGATGTTACTGGGTAAACCGGGACTTGATGGTCATTCTAACGGGGCCGAGCAGATTGCCGTGCGCGCCCGCGACGCCGGTATTGATGTTGTTTATGAAGGTATCAGGCTAACCCCTGAGCAGATTGTCTCCGCAGCACTTGAAGAAGGCGTTCATGTGATCGGGCTGTCGATCCTGTCGGGTTCCCACGCGACCCTTGCAAGCGAAGTGATGGCCGGGTTAAAGCGGGCCGGTCTGGAAGATGTTCCGGTGATCGTTGGCGGCATTATTCCCGAGGGCGATGCCAAGGCGTTGCTGAAAGCGGGAATTGCGCGGGTCTATACGCCCAAGGATTATGACCTGGGGGCGATTATAAATGATATTGCGGGAATTGTTGAAAGCGCAAACGACCTTTAG